The nucleotide window TATCACCATTATCATCAAATGATATTCCTTCAAGTCTCATTCCATTACGGTAAACCTCAACTAAACATTATCACCATTATCTTGTTCTTAATTACCACTGCTCAATCTGGTAATCCAAAATTTGAGGCATGTACTCCTCAAACCTGTGGAAAAGGTCCCTCCATAAAGTATCCCTTCTGGATTCCTTATCAACAAGATTCATTTTGTGGCTATCCACAATTTGAGATCACTTGCAAGAACAACAATCCAATTCTCAAAACCTCAAATTATGATCTTATAGTAAAAACTATCTCTTACTCAAATTCTTCTTTTATTGCATCCAACTTAGCTGTCTATGAAGACAAGTGTCCTGCTCCTATATATAATTACAGCCTTGCCCTTGATCAAACCCCATTTACCTATAGTTCTGAAAATTCTAACCTCTCTTTCTTCTATAACTGTACAACAGAACCTATACATTACCTTACCTATGAAGTAGAATGTGCAGAAAATGCTACACACTATTCTTTTGCTGTTTTTAATACGGAGGCACTTGAGCACAATAACTATTCCTTGAATGAGTGTCAGTTTATGGTTAATGCTCCATTGGTGATGAATACTAGTGTTAATTTCACTAGCTTGTTGAGAATGAATTACATTGATGTTTTGAAAATGGggtctgttttgaattggactgCACCTGATTGTCAGCATTGTGAGAAAAGTGGTGGAAGATGTGGATTTGATAATTATAAGTTCATATGTTTCTGCAAGGATAAGTCCTACCTAAAAGTTTGTGGTGATGATGGTAACATAACACTTTTGTTGGAAATATTCTGATCATAGtgttcaaatataatttctattttctaatatgtcATCCCTGAATATGCTAACCAAATAAGTATTTTGTTTTGACCTGTCTGACACACCTCAAAGTATCTCTATAGATAAGTTGATTATGAATTCACTATTGGAGTGTTTAGCATTAACATAATGTTCATCCATGCCAATAGACATGAGAGTTATTTCAATTTGTAAGTTGTTGTAGACAATAAACAAAGTCAACTATGTACCTTATTGTTGCAATCATCAAGTGTCTCCGTAGAAAGATACTAGTAAATTAGTGGTAATCCCAAATCTTCCGCATAGTATCCTTCAGTGCCCGTCAGTCAACTCACTATCCGATCTGTATAGGCTGGTACAATTAcagttaatttttaaattggatATTGTTAGTGACTATATAGTGTTATTTGGCCAAAATATCATGTAATGTTTGGTACATCAAGCCATATGCTATATCTGCTATTTCTTACTTTCTCTGCCAAGCCTTTGGTGAAAGTGCATATGTGTACAtgtttatgtttgttatacACAAGTAGAATACTATCCTAGAATTAGAACAAATGCTAACTCGTCTTTTCTTTCACGACTAATTGTTGCAGGCCCGTGGAATTGGAAGGGGAAACTCGCTATTGGTAATAACTCAATTTCTAAAGTTTTAAGGATGTTGTATGCAccatttacaaaaaattaaacttttcttAACAAGTGCCCATTTGCCGTAGATAAAAAAAGGACATGAAgttcataaaaatttaatgatgttttacccctgtaatatagggtacttttggttttgcctccgataatatattttttttttggattcgaTCCTTGTAAAAGTAAAATTCTTCATAAAACCCCCCTAAATCATATGAATCAACGAAATCTCTTATGTGGCGCTcacatgaattttatttttttaatttttttgtcatccACGTGTGTAATTCATTTACCacttcatatttaattaaaaaaaaaaacaatttaaaaaaatttgtcaaaaataaaaacttttattttgaaacaagtTTTTAAGAATTTTCTACCCAACATTTGTGGCTAATTTCTTGCTACCCAACACACACATCTAACAAACTTAATACCATGGATAGAAGGGAAGGGAGGATCAAACACAACGCTATTCTTCTTTCTGGGTGTTCTCCATTGCTTCAATCATGTTGaacttctcttctctctctctctctctctctctatatatatatatatatatatatatatatatatatatatatatatatatatatcaaacatAATGTTAAACCCAGAAATTGGGGTTATGGGTCAAAATTTCTCAAtgatgcaaaattgaaattgagagGGAGAGAACATACAGTATAAGAATTGGGGCTATGGGTCAAATTTTCGTAATGATGCAAAACTGAAATTGAAGCAAAGTAGTACACAAGAAATAAAGTATGAGAATTTATgcgttgttgttattgtttgttgtctcaatgaaatttttatgagTTTTATTCTTCTCTGTTCAGTCCTTATCTGCGCCTTTCTTGTAAGCATGCAATGAACAAAATCTATTGGAGAAGGGGGAAGAGCGTGTGACAAATCTGAGAGAAAGAGATTGAGAGAAATCAGAGAGAAGAGGCccgagagagagaaaggggaaaGAGGTTTTTAGatccaaaatcataaaaattggTGTTGTTGCTGGGCTCTGATTCTATGAGCTGcaatttttccatcaaaatatttatgagAGAATGAAGATGTAGAAggggaagaggaagaagagaagtgcagatttttttagaaaattctaaaaaacttgtttcaaaataaaaagtttttatttttgacagtttttttaaattgttttttatttttaattaaatatgacatGGTAAATGAATTACACATGtggatgacaaaaaaaaattaaaaattaaaaaacaaaatccatGTCAACCCCGCATAAGAGGTTCCGATGAGTTATGTGGCTTGGGGAGGTTTTCTGAAGAATCTTACTTTTCCAAGGAccgaatccaatttttttttttacagggagtAAAACCAAAAGTTTCATATATTACATGGGATAAAACCCTATTaactctaaaaaataaaaagtaccaAATTTGTTAGGAGTATATACAAATagcaattataaaataaaaaaattctctattttgttttaacaaaatcagTAGTTCAACTCAATTAATACAAGGCTTAAACAAAATTGCAACACTAACTTAGACCATGCAACTTCATGTTGTGACTTGGTAGGTACCTATATCCTTTAGCCAAATTTCTTTTTGTGTTCtgtaaaataacttatttatatatCTCGGTGTGAAAGCGGTCGTCTCTAGCCACGATGAAATCATTAGCCAgctttgatttttctttgtaacCAATGTTCTAACAATTCCTGTATGATCTTTCTACTACTATCGCAGATAAGCATTTGAGTTGGCAAGGGAAAATGAAAATCATTCTAGGTGATACATCTATAATCTAATTTTTCTACTGTATTTCTCCCTTAAACTATTTATTTGGAATATTTAGTAATGATCGTTAATCTGTATGCAGAAGAAGAACTTTTTTCCTTCCAGACCAAAACTATACTATCCTTGTCataataaattaatgaaaacCTCAACTTTTGACCATCTATGTTGATCACACTAGTTTGGACTATTTCTTTTCTAAGCATACTATTAGTACTAACTATGTATTAGGCAAAGCCTTAAGTACAAGGGCTACAAATATAACTTTGATTATTAGCATTTTGTCATTGACACCCCAAATAACATCATAACTTCATAAGAAAAGACagcattgaattttttttatatatagttttgttTCTCCCATCAGCACAAAATAAGATAATTCTTATTATAACAACAGGTGTTGGAATTGCAGCAATGGTAGCATTGCTGATGTGCATCATAATTTGTTGGTATAAAGGCGAGTCATTGATACTACAAGTGAAGTTTCTGTTTAAGACAAAGAATGATATAAACATTGAAGCATTTTTAAAAGACCATGGAGCTCTAGTgcaaaaaagatataaattttcagaaataaagaaaataacaaattcattcaaaattaaactTGGTCAAGGGGGTTTCGGTGCTGTGTACAAAGGAAAGCTAGTGAATGGTTCCCTTGTGGCAGTGAAGATGCTAAATGCATCAAAAGGAAATGGTGAAGAATTTATTAATGAGGTTACTAGTATTACTAGAACCTCACATGTTAATGTTGTTACCCTTcttggattttgttttgaaggttGCAATAAAGCTCTCATATATGAATTTATGTCTAATGGTTCCCTTGACAAATTTATTTACAATAAGGGACCTGAAACCATTGCATCTTTGAGTTGGGATAATTTCTATCAAATTGCCAAAGGGATAGCTCGAGGTTTGGAGTATTTGCATAGGGGATGTAATACCCGGATTTTACATTTTGATATAAAACCACATAACATTCTTTTAGATGAAAATTTATGTCCAAAGATTTCAGATTTTGGACTTGCAAAGCTCTGTCTCGAGAAAGAGAGCACTATATTCATGTCAAATGCAAGAGGAACAGTCGGATATGTAGCTCCAGAAGTATGGAATAGACAATTTGGAGGAGTTTCACACAAGTCTGATGTTTATAGTTATGGAATGATGCTTTTAGAGATGGTCGGAGTGAGAAACAATATTGATGTTAACACAAATCAAACTAGCGAGTATTTTCCAGATTGGATATACAATAAGCTAGAAAAGGAGAGTGATTTGAGACCTGACATAGTGATGGCCATTGAAGAAAATGAGATTGCAAAAGGAATGACCATTGTTGGTTTATGGTGCATTCAAACATTGCCAAATGATCGACCAACAATGAGTAGAGTGATTGAAATGTTGGAAGGTAGCATGAATGTCCTTGAAATACCACCAAAACCTTTGGTTTCTTCTCCTACTAGATCATTATTGGAATCTTCAACTTCTTGAAATTTGGATCTATAAGTATATTTCAAGTTAACttttcattttgtaaaaaaatgaaaaaggtatgttcttcataatatttttttgtgtacTTTCTAGATATTAAGCAATTAGATTACATATATGTGATTCAAATACCAATGTGATCTATGTGGATAAGTTAAGGCTGAAGAAGTGTAAAAGGTTGTTTTGTCATTGATTTTTATGAAGTTCATTTTTACTATCCTGACTTTTTAATTTGTATTGTCACTTGATTTCataaacacacacacaagtTGGAGGGTCGAAAATGTCCCAAGCTTTGTGACTAAATCATGGAAGAGAAATGATGTTTATAccaccattttgtgacaactttaactcttatattcacattatcattttactttatctctctattgattTGATCTTCGTGCCAATAtctaattttctttgtaaatctaTGGTTGTCCCATAAGTTTTCAtataaatggttgttcaaataacaaacCTCATCCTGGAATGGTCGAGGAATGGAAGCCTTAGTGAATATACCTGCTACTTTAGAAACAGATGGAACAGGTAAGAGTCTCATGAGTTCTTCTTGCACTTTGAGACGAAGAACATGACAATCAATGTCCAAGTGTTGGGTTCGCTCATGAAAGATAGGGTTTCACTACATGGATAAGGGCTAATCGCGGTGGGTGAAAATACTGATTTTGGAACGTCATTTGCAGCGTGTGTGCACCTGCCGCATTTGCGGTGGTTAGAGCCAACCACTAAAAGAAGCGCCTTGAGGGAATTCTGCGGCTGTTTGTAGTTTGCAGTTTTTGACTTCGTTCATGGCTTTCACAGTGGTTCCAAACTGCCGTAATTgttactatttattttattccatGATTTTCTTTGAAGTATTCATTTTTGCCACTCATGGTAGCAAGATTAGGACATCAATTCAAGGTCAATCACGTCACCCATTTAGGAGTTTACTGCCTATGTCATGAAATCACCAAAATTTGCTCAgctttatgttttttcaatgcaaagaatgaaatacaaaatagaATGCAAGGTTACAAGTATATACAGTCGACAGAAGTTGTTGCTTTTATTGTGAgagacataaataaaaatataattatgtaAACTCAAAGTGGTAAACTTCAATGAACAGACGAGTTTCTTGCAAGATGTCTACAAGTGGCTCAAAACATGTGATAAAATCACTAATATGAATCATAttactatattttgaaatgCTAACTCTGTCACTGTTTTCATGGTTGGCCTGAGTTCCTTGGGACATTGCACTCTCTGAAATGCGAACTCTGTCAATGTTGTTATCATTTCAACtacattttgattaaaagaaATTGCAAGACTTTGATCCCCTAACAGCTGTAATTCATAGTTTAAGAATTTATCATTGCAAATTGGGCAAGAGTGACACACTCGGTGCCTAGCATTAAAATTGCCGATCAAGATATTCAAGAACCAAACCGACTAAACTTGGATGTGTTTGCAATTTTGATACTTGAAGTACTATTAGAATAACTTTTTGTATTAATGTGTATATTATTCGAAATAATTATATGAATGATTAGTCATGATCGAATAGGAGAggagtatattattattatttattatgaatGATAATTCATGAATTTATGAGTATCAATAGAAGATGATTAGgatactatttattattaatagtTTCATACTTGTGTTAGGCTAACCACAAATTCAAGAAGTACCAGTAGTAAGAGTTTCACATGTTCATAGTGATAGTAAGTTTCACACATTCAAATTAAGCAACCAAACAAGAACAACTGATACTTCGGAGTGATACTAAAGTGGCGACAGAAGGTACCTTGGGAACCAAGTAAATTGTCCGaaattaatgttgttgttcTGTCTGCCCTGAAACGTGGAAGTAAAGAAGGAAGTTGATAATAACACAGGAAGGAGACATATagtaaggaaggaagaaattatcataatataacaataggacaaaatgaaaagaataatGAAGGGAGGGGAAGGGATAATTCAAGATTAACTCATGAAGCACGGTTGTCCTATAGTAAgtaaattaaaaacacaaaaatatccCTTGACCGATTCTtcacatagaaaaaaaaattagggcacatgtttttttattgaaaaatcggTATCCGCTCTAATGATCGATTGATTTGTGGATTGAAGTTCAGCTTCCCCTAAGGAAGATACAATTGATGTTGTAACTCGGATAAAAAAACTCACACTAATGAACTTTGATGTGTGGAGTAGGGGTCAGCGGTAACCAATGCCCAAAACAATTGCAAGCAATAACAACAAACCTAACAACAatgtaagtttttattttgatgttaatatttgGTTCTTAGGAGAAAGGGTTTTTCGTAATTTAGAATTGGTTAGATATAAGTAAAATTCAACGAAAAATTGTTTCATCAAAGAAATAAATTCGTCTTAAGGGCTAGTTCATTGATCGCTTAAGCCTAATTATTGGGTTGAACTTGAGTAAATTCTATATGTCCGTTTGTGACGTTTTGTTCCTTTTATAGAGTGGAAATTTAGTGGGTGACTTTGAGTTGACTTTATGACCATGAGAATCATTTTTGCGGAGAGCATGAGACCATAACTCAACTTAACCCttcctcattttttattcttcgTTTCCGAATATAATGGATAAGCATATCCCTATGCTCTTGAATATTACATACATatcctttttcttcttattaGTAATAATAACCACTTTTTTTCCACATCAATCCCACTCTCAACCACAACAACCTCAACCTGATTACAATTATCGAAGTTGCAGAGACATCAAAAACTTCTACAACTGCGGAAGAATCACCAACATCTCTTATCCGTTCTGGGGACAAAATCGTCTTTCTCCTTGTGGAGCTGGTAAACCATTTTACCTTAACTGTAAGGAAAATAACATCACTACCATTCTGTTATCCTCACAAAATTTAACAGTACTTGACATCAACATAGAAACACACACCATGAAACTAAAAAGAACAGACCTTGATCAAAATCTTTGTTCTCCTCAATATAATTATACTTATTTGTTTCCACCTCCGTTCCAACATCTCCCAAGTGTCTATAA belongs to Medicago truncatula cultivar Jemalong A17 chromosome 6, MtrunA17r5.0-ANR, whole genome shotgun sequence and includes:
- the LOC25496804 gene encoding LEAF RUST 10 DISEASE-RESISTANCEUS RECEPTOR-LIKE PROTEIN KINASE-like 2.5, which encodes KLGQGGFGAVYKGKLVNGSLVAVKMLNASKGNGEEFINEVTSITRTSHVNVVTLLGFCFEGCNKALIYEFMSNGSLDKFIYNKGPETIASLSWDNFYQIAKGIARGLEYLHRGCNTRILHFDIKPHNILLDENLCPKISDFGLAKLCLEKESTIFMSNARGTVGYVAPEVWNRQFGGVSHKSDVYSYGMMLLEMVGVRNNIDVNTNQTSEYFPDWIYNKLEKESDLRPDIVMAIEENEIAKGMTIVGLWCIQTLPNDRPTMSRVIEMLEGSMNVLEIPPKPLVSSPTRSLLESSTS